The following DNA comes from bacterium.
CGCGAAGCGGCCGTCCTCGCCGCGCGCGGCGTCGATCCCCTGCACCTCGGCGAACTCGCCCCGCGCGTAGACGCCGCTCAGCGCGTCGGCGGCGACGTCGAGGCGGGCCGTGCCCTGCGGCACGGCGTTGGCGACGAGCGTCGTTCCGGCCATGTCGCGGACGACGACGTCGGAGAGCAGCCCTTCCTCGACCTCGACGCGCAGCGCTCCGCTCTCCGGCGTCCACGTCGCGCGGGTCACGCCGGCGAGGAAGAACCCCGCGCGGCGCGCGTCCATCAAGCGGCTCTCGACGGCGCGCAGCGCCAGGGCGGGAGACGGCCAGGCGTCGGGCAGGCGGGCGAACGAGGCGTCGAGCGACGGCGGACGGACGACCTCCAGCCGGCGCACCGGCGGCTGCGGCTCGAGCTCGATCGCCGCCTCGCCGTTCGCGCCGACGAGGACGCGGCCGTCGGCGCCGTCGCCGCGCCGCAGCAGCCGGACCAGCTCCACCTCCAGCCGGAGCGCGGAGACCTTCGCCGGCAGGCCGAGACGCTCCGCGATCTCCTTCGCCTGCGCCGAGGTCGCCGCGCCGCGCGGGACGATCGAGACGACGTCGAACACGCGCTGGTCCTTGGCGTGCGCCTCGAGCGCGCGCAGCGCCGCGCCGCGGCCGCGCGCCCACGCGGTGCGGCCGGCGGCGAGGAACTGGTCGGTGTGGCCGGCGAAATCGAGGAAGCTGTACGGCCCGACCGCGACCGAGAGGACGGCGTCGGCTTCGGCGATCGCCGTCTTGCGTTGGTCCGCGGAGGTGAGCTCGAACGAGCGGGAGACCATCGCGCTGAGCGAGGTCACGTCGTCCACGTGGGGCAGGGCGGTTCCCTGCGCGGTCAATTGGACCGCGACGACGACGTCCGCGCCGAGGGTGCGCGCGACCGGCGCGGGGACGTTCTGCAGGAAGCCGCCGTCCACCAACAGGCGGTCCCCCAGCGGAACCGGCTTGAAGATCGGCAGACCGATGCTGGCGCGGACCATCGTGGCGATCGGCGCGCGGCGCGGCGCGTAGATCTCGCCGCTCTTGAGGTCGGCGGCGACGGCGCGGAACGGCGTCTTGAGGCGGTCGAAGTCGCCGCCGGCGATCGCGGCGGGGCGGGCGAGGTAGCGCGTCAGCTCCATCATGATCGCCGTGTCGGGAACCATGCCGTGATAGCGCATCCGCGAGCCGCTGCGCTGGCGTCCGGTGGAGAAGAGCGAGAACTCGTCGTCGAGCGGATCGGAGGGCAGGGCCATTCCCTTGGGGCGCGGCGGGCGCGAGAGCGCGAGGTTGAAGTTCGTCTCGCGGAACAGCCGCTCGATCTCCTCCGGCGCCGCGCCGGCGGCGACGATGCCGCCGACCAGCGCGCCGATCGACGTGCCCGCGATCGCGTCGGGCACGAGGCCGTCCCGCTCCGCTTCCTCCAGCAGGCTGACGTGGGCGATTCCCCACGCGCCGCCGCCGCCCAAGGCGAACGCCCAGCGGGGCGCCGCGGCGGGACGCCAGTCGGGGACGAACCGCACGACCCCGTCCGCCGGAATCCGCTCGGCCCGCAGTTCGACCGGCTCGCCGGCGGGCGGCGCGGCCTGACTCGGGGCGGCTTGGGGCGCCGCCGGCTGATCGGCCTGGGGCGCCGCGGGCGGATCGGCCGCGGCGGCGGTGACGAAGAGCGCGGAGGCGACGAGGGCGACGGTCGTGAGGACGCGCATCCGCAAACTGTAGCGCAAATGCGCGCCGACAAAAGACGCGCGCCGCGTGACGTCGGCCCGCGCGGGCGCCGCGCCGCGGGCAGGAAACATCCCCTGCGCGGGCGCCGCGCCGCGGGCAAGAAACGGCCCCCGCGCGGGCGGGG
Coding sequences within:
- a CDS encoding patatin-like phospholipase family protein, encoding MRVLTTVALVASALFVTAAAADPPAAPQADQPAAPQAAPSQAAPPAGEPVELRAERIPADGVVRFVPDWRPAAAPRWAFALGGGGAWGIAHVSLLEEAERDGLVPDAIAGTSIGALVGGIVAAGAAPEEIERLFRETNFNLALSRPPRPKGMALPSDPLDDEFSLFSTGRQRSGSRMRYHGMVPDTAIMMELTRYLARPAAIAGGDFDRLKTPFRAVAADLKSGEIYAPRRAPIATMVRASIGLPIFKPVPLGDRLLVDGGFLQNVPAPVARTLGADVVVAVQLTAQGTALPHVDDVTSLSAMVSRSFELTSADQRKTAIAEADAVLSVAVGPYSFLDFAGHTDQFLAAGRTAWARGRGAALRALEAHAKDQRVFDVVSIVPRGAATSAQAKEIAERLGLPAKVSALRLEVELVRLLRRGDGADGRVLVGANGEAAIELEPQPPVRRLEVVRPPSLDASFARLPDAWPSPALALRAVESRLMDARRAGFFLAGVTRATWTPESGALRVEVEEGLLSDVVVRDMAGTTLVANAVPQGTARLDVAADALSGVYARGEFAEVQGIDAARGEDGRFALRLDVEEPPLWLFTMNVGASDSLGGTLWGRMAWPSLLGWKRWNLEMRAAAWRLGGTLGFEAGPPGGRTPLFVRTILSRGFVPNYTVGGDLQGTDGFWLQAAEIGLRTPNGRFGRAELGIAGRVVDASALEPTAGAPPTPADASTSGDFSVDVTWRADKRDDPQRPTRGVAWTATAVLPFAGADRARVVSADFSAHFPLTRDGEWSLALLGVGSRAEKDKPLPQDRWTDPGGWWEAPRLLPGRGLAPDTLRGTLVLRRELANIAGVAVVGGASAAAWKLGEDRADETVPRNGHGYSLFADLHTGRFGSVTIGTAWGSLRGNAFYLVFGPHHVPWPGPRLALPGR